One Raphanus sativus cultivar WK10039 unplaced genomic scaffold, ASM80110v3 Scaffold2967, whole genome shotgun sequence genomic window, TACTTATGACCGTAAAGCACTTCTCATCAACGGGCAGAGACGAATCCTCTTCTCTGGCTCTATACATTACCCTCGAAGCACACCTGATGTAAGATTTCTAAAAATCCAAACTTTGACTCTCTGTTTCTTACATTTGATCAAAAGTTGTGAACTttttggttgttgttgttgttgttgtggtttaGATGTGGGAAGGTTTGATTCAGAAGGCGAAAGATGGAGGCGTTGATGTGATTGAGACTTATGTTTTCTGGAATCTCCATGAGCCTTCTCCTGGCAAagtaactctttttcttttctttttttttgtttagtcttGAGTTCTGTTCCTAGTTTAtgttgtgtctttttttttttgacaattacTTGTTCCTTTTCAGTACGATTTTGATGGGAGAAATGATTTGGTGAGATTCGTGAAGACGATACACAAAGCTGGACTATATGCTCATCTTCGAATTGGGCCTTATGTTTGTGCTGAGTGGAACTTCGGGTAACCTTTTGTTTTTTGTCTCTTCAGATTCAGTTGCCTCTTAGATTTGTCCAGTTTATGTTTCTCATTTCTaaagttgttttctttttttggggAATGAACAGAGGATTCCCTGTTTGGCTGAAGTATGTTCCTGGAATCAGCTTCAGAACAGATGAGGTGACTGACTAAATTGAccaaattttgaataaaactgACTCATCTtatctaaatttaataaaatataattaaaacccaaaaatatcagTTAGtttcaataaatattaaaaaaaataacaaatacacTCAATTCAATTCGACAATATTTTAAGTCGAATTGAACTATCTGAATCCACAGACCTACTTTCTAAAAAAGAAGGATATTTGGAAACTTTAAATGATTTATCAACTGATCTACTAAGACAAATTATAGAGTGTGAAGACACTTCACGACAGCATAACCAAACACAAAACAATAATGTCTTCTTTTACTAGTACATAATAACTTAAGAGAGTCTCTCTATACACATCTTATCATaactagtttatttttatatcatataaaatctaGTAAATGATTGAAATTCTCAGAATCGATTTACGcgtgaagaagaaaaatgataTATACTTTGAAACTTAACTGATTTACCAACGGTTTATCAAGTGGTATTATTGGTTATagtattttaatggatttataaatcattttcgaTTTAAAATTCTTTGATAAATCCatgattttaaaaaccaaataagcgttatgaatttcaaaatcaaaatagatGAATtgttataaatcaataaaatggAATAAGTAGGACGAGACTTTGatctattttaataattcaaaataGGTTAATCGTAACTAAACTTAAATAATAACCTTAGTAGTTCATGAGAGAAAATGTTTGGGATTGAGAAATTGTTCAGAATGTACTAATTTTCATTGGTTAGTGTGGGAAAGTGACAAGGTAAGAGTTAGGAAGATCCAAAACTAGTTAATTACATACAAGAGAATATTAAAGCTCAAAACTTTGAACTATTGCCAGTAACTATAAATTGGAACAAGGTGAGAATTCATTTGttacccaaaaagaaaaaggtaatCAAGAAcaccataaaaatatattaactgaATACACAAAGTTTTTTGAGATATCTGACAAATAGCAAATGTCTACGTGAGAACTTCTCCAAACGTTAAAAGTTCAATCAAAATAACAAGGTTGAACTCAATATTTATTCCTttgtattttttcaaaaatatctataaatccACTCAAATCCAATTTCAAATCAAATCCTTTAagtaaatttatgtttttaaataacactagattttaaaatcataaaaccaatacaaattattagattttaatatggatttcaaaattatagaaacaaaaacactcaatttggtttagatttttaaatccattaaaatacataaaccaataacaaccCTAAAGCACAACCAAACACAACCAAACACAACCAAAGTGTTACTTTACTAGGACACCAACCAAACTTAAACGACTCTCTATGCACATCATCATATCAGAATTGGGATAAAGGCATTGTCTTTGTGTCGTCTAGAATCCAATAGAAGACAGAAGGTTCCCGGAACCGAGCCTTCTCTTACGCAGACGCTCTGCGATAATGAAGGCAAGCTCCAGAGACTGAGAAGCGTTGAGCCTCGGGTCACAGTGTGTATGGTAACGTGAGCTCAGATCGTTGTAAGTGATGGTGCGTGACCCTCCAACACATTCTGTCACGTTTTGACCCGTCATCTCTAGATGAACCCCACCAGGGAAGCTACCTTCTTGATCATGCACGTCGAAGAACGCTCTCAACTCCGCctgatatatatacacatagatAGACATGAATCATGCTgcgccaaaaaaaaagatcatgaGCAAGAAGTATTATTTACCCTGATTGCATCGAAAGAACGAGTCTTTAGCCCACTTGGAGCCATGATGGTGTTCCCGTGCATTGGATCACTAACCCAAGTCACAATCTGACCAGCTCCACGTACTGCCCTGATCAAATGAGGAAGCTTCACCCTCATATTCTCAGCTCCCATTCTCACTATAACCGTTATCCTTCCAGGCTTGTTCTGTGGGTTTAGTATCTCTATCAGCTTCACCAGTTCACTTGGAACCATCTTATCACTCACCTGAGttcacacaaacaaacaaaaaaacacaatcaaGATAAGGAAACTAAACAGTATTCAAAGATTATAACGTACCTTGATCCCAAGGGGGTTAGCGATTCCCCTCAAGAACTCAACATGAGCACCATCGAGTTGGCGAGTTCGTTCCCCAACCCAAACCATGTGCGCAGAGCAGTCATAGTAAAGTCCAGACGTCGAGTCTTCTCTCGTGAGTGCTTGCTCATAAGGCAGCAGCAAGCACTCATGGGATGTCCAAAAATCAGTAGTGGTCATGATCGGGTGTGCGTTCGTAAGCCCAGCTGCACCCATGAATCCTAAAGCCTCATCAACTCTATTAGCCAATTCACGGTACCTATTTTCATCATCACAAACACAACAACAGTTTCTGACTTAAGCAAAAAGTTTTGTCTCCAAACGATTTTTAACCACAAGTTTAAGACCCCCCAACCTGTCGCCCTGTTCACTATGTTGGCTGAAATCAAGATTCCACTGGCTAACTCTCTGCATTGCCGCATAACCACCAGTAGCAAATGCTCTCAAGAGATTCAACGTAGCTACAGATTGTGTGTACGCTCTTTCCATCCTGTGCGGATCAGGTATCCTAGACTTCTCATCGAAAGCATCACCGTTTATGTTATCTCCTCTGTAACTCGGCAGCTTCACCCCATCTTTCTCCTCAAACGGGTCTGATCTCGGCTTCGCAAACTGACCCGCCATTCTCCCCACCtgaaacacacaaacaaaacccatcaaacaaaacataaactttccacaacacacaagactcaaaacaaacaaaacataaactttCCACAACACAAGAGactcaaaacaaaataacataaactTTCCACCACTAATTCAACACACACGACACAAGAACAAACAGAGTTTAGTAAAAAAACCGAACCTTGACACACAGAACACAGTCACACACAAaagactaaaaacaaaacagagttgAGTGAAAAATCAAACTTTTAGACACAGAATCAACACAAaagactaaaaacaaaacagagtgtAGTGAAAAATCGAACCTTGATAAACAGAATCAACACAAaagactaaaaacaaaacagagtttaGAGAAAAAATCGAACCTTTATACACAGAATCAAAACAGAGTTTGAGTGAAAAAATCGAACCTTTATAACAGGCATCTGACCACCGAAC contains:
- the LOC130506179 gene encoding phospho-2-dehydro-3-deoxyheptonate aldolase 2, chloroplastic; the protein is MVTTLNVSSSPLPTKSFLPYRPPPRRPITFSPVFAVRSTDPDKSSQSASRPAKWSLDSWKSMKALQLPEYPDQKDLDSVLETLSSYPPIVFAGEARKLEEKLGQAAMGQAFMLQGGDCAESFKEFNADNIRDTFRVLLQMGVVLMFGGQMPVIKVGRMAGQFAKPRSDPFEEKDGVKLPSYRGDNINGDAFDEKSRIPDPHRMERAYTQSVATLNLLRAFATGGYAAMQRVSQWNLDFSQHSEQGDRYRELANRVDEALGFMGAAGLTNAHPIMTTTDFWTSHECLLLPYEQALTREDSTSGLYYDCSAHMVWVGERTRQLDGAHVEFLRGIANPLGIKVSDKMVPSELVKLIEILNPQNKPGRITVIVRMGAENMRVKLPHLIRAVRGAGQIVTWVSDPMHGNTIMAPSGLKTRSFDAIRAELRAFFDVHDQEGSFPGGVHLEMTGQNVTECVGGSRTITYNDLSSRYHTHCDPRLNASQSLELAFIIAERLRKRRLGSGNLLSSIGF
- the LOC130506183 gene encoding beta-galactosidase 3-like, translating into MQSMGTGDTAPRLILWLCLGFLILGVGFVQCGVTYDRKALLINGQRRILFSGSIHYPRSTPDMWEGLIQKAKDGGVDVIETYVFWNLHEPSPGKYDFDGRNDLVRFVKTIHKAGLYAHLRIGPYVCAEWNFGGFPVWLKYVPGISFRTDEVTD